The following are encoded together in the Eleftheria terrae genome:
- a CDS encoding PA2779 family protein — MSRSLSRFVRATACAVSLSLGFGAMAQPVSATLITTEQVAQEVAAQSPAGDLQRQRLASQLERPELVARLQEWGVSAELARARIAALSDAEASELMARIDEAPAGGDVLGVAVFVFVLLLVTDILGFTKIFPFTRSIR; from the coding sequence ATGTCCCGCTCCTTGTCGCGTTTTGTGCGTGCCACGGCCTGCGCCGTATCGCTCTCGCTCGGCTTCGGCGCCATGGCGCAACCGGTGTCGGCCACGCTGATCACCACCGAACAGGTCGCGCAGGAGGTGGCGGCGCAGAGCCCGGCCGGCGACCTGCAGCGCCAGCGCCTGGCCAGCCAGCTGGAGCGCCCGGAACTGGTGGCGCGGCTCCAGGAGTGGGGCGTGTCCGCCGAGCTGGCGCGCGCTCGCATCGCCGCGCTCAGCGACGCAGAAGCGAGCGAACTGATGGCCCGCATCGACGAGGCCCCGGCCGGTGGCGACGTGCTCGGCGTGGCGGTGTTCGTATTCGTGCTGCTGCTGGTGACCGACATCCTCGGCTTCACCAAGATCTTCCCCTTCACCCGCTCCATCCGCTGA
- the miaA gene encoding tRNA (adenosine(37)-N6)-dimethylallyltransferase MiaA — protein sequence MTALDCICLAGPTAGGKTAAALAVAQKLPVEIISVDSALVYRGMDIGTAKPTPAERAAVPHHLIDLIDPTQAYSAAQFVADATRLMAEIRARGRLPLLVGGTMLYYKALLDGMDPLPAADAEVRAELDAEAAALGWPAMHEALARVDPLTAARLAPNDAQRIQRALEVWRLSGQPLSSFHTDRFGAGRNRPTPPAPLISLEPRERGWLHRRIEARFAQMLQQGLVDEVQQLRARGDLSLALPSMRCVGYRQVWEMLDGLFQASALPERGVTATRQLAKRQLTWLRGMPHRQVVASDDADALDQVVQRVQRLVASSELAR from the coding sequence ATGACCGCGCTGGACTGCATCTGCCTGGCCGGCCCGACGGCCGGCGGCAAGACCGCGGCCGCGCTGGCCGTGGCGCAAAAGCTGCCGGTGGAGATCATCAGCGTGGACTCGGCCCTGGTCTACCGCGGCATGGACATCGGCACCGCCAAGCCGACGCCCGCCGAGCGGGCTGCGGTACCGCACCACCTGATCGACCTCATCGATCCGACCCAGGCCTATTCTGCGGCGCAGTTCGTGGCCGACGCGACCCGGCTGATGGCCGAGATCCGGGCGCGCGGCCGGCTGCCCTTGCTGGTCGGCGGCACGATGCTCTACTACAAGGCCTTGCTCGATGGCATGGACCCGCTGCCGGCCGCCGACGCCGAAGTGCGCGCCGAGCTGGACGCCGAAGCCGCCGCGCTGGGCTGGCCGGCGATGCACGAGGCACTGGCCCGGGTCGACCCGCTCACCGCCGCCCGCCTGGCGCCCAACGACGCGCAGCGCATCCAGCGGGCGCTGGAGGTGTGGCGCCTGTCGGGCCAGCCGCTGTCGTCCTTCCACACCGACCGCTTTGGCGCGGGCCGCAACCGGCCGACACCGCCGGCTCCGCTGATCTCGCTGGAGCCGCGCGAGCGCGGCTGGCTGCACCGGCGCATCGAAGCCCGCTTCGCGCAGATGCTGCAGCAGGGGCTGGTCGACGAGGTGCAGCAGCTGCGTGCCCGCGGCGACCTGAGCCTGGCCCTGCCTTCCATGCGCTGCGTCGGCTACCGCCAGGTGTGGGAGATGCTCGACGGCCTGTTCCAGGCCTCGGCGCTGCCCGAGCGCGGCGTCACCGCCACCCGCCAGCTGGCCAAGCGCCAGCTCACCTGGCTGCGCGGCATGCCGCACCGCCAGGTGGTGGCAAGCGACGATGCCGACGCCCTGGACCAGGTGGTGCAGCGGGTGCAGCGCCTCGTGGCGTCCTCGGAGCTGGCTCGATGA
- a CDS encoding ABC transporter ATP-binding protein: MTTVLQVRGLGKRYGDDWVFRDVTLDVAPGEFVAILGESGVGKSTLLNCIAGLDRPDAGEIEVQGQAIQRLPEAAQAHFRRRHLGFVFQAFHVLPHLSVAQNVGLPLMLLGQPDDGRIEQALQAVGLAGLGERLPQQLSGGQLQRVAIARALIHRPALILADEPSGNLDPATAARVMDALVQQVQDHRAACVLVTHSLGAAQRAHRVLRLTAEGLRPARAADAAA; this comes from the coding sequence ATGACGACCGTCCTGCAGGTGCGAGGCCTGGGCAAGCGTTATGGCGACGACTGGGTGTTCCGCGACGTCACCCTCGACGTGGCGCCGGGCGAGTTCGTCGCCATCCTTGGCGAATCGGGTGTCGGCAAGTCGACCCTGCTCAACTGCATTGCCGGGCTGGACCGGCCCGATGCCGGCGAGATCGAGGTGCAGGGCCAGGCGATCCAGCGCCTGCCCGAGGCGGCCCAGGCGCATTTCCGGCGCCGCCACCTGGGCTTCGTGTTCCAGGCCTTCCACGTGTTGCCGCATCTCAGCGTGGCGCAGAACGTCGGGCTGCCGCTGATGCTGCTGGGCCAGCCGGACGATGGCCGCATCGAACAGGCGCTGCAGGCGGTCGGGCTGGCCGGACTGGGCGAGCGGCTGCCGCAGCAGCTGTCGGGCGGGCAGTTGCAGCGAGTGGCGATCGCCCGGGCCCTGATCCACCGGCCGGCGCTGATCCTGGCCGACGAGCCCTCGGGCAACCTGGACCCCGCCACCGCCGCCCGGGTGATGGACGCGCTGGTGCAGCAGGTGCAGGACCACCGCGCCGCGTGCGTGCTGGTGACCCATTCGCTCGGCGCGGCGCAGCGTGCCCACCGCGTGCTGCGGCTCACCGCCGAGGGCTTGCGCCCGGCCCGGGCCGCCGACGCCGCTGCCTGA
- a CDS encoding MBL fold metallo-hydrolase — MPIELFNHQGHSCLMFTDLSSEGGEAVQANQFLVVHQDSGAIIDPGGNLAYSELYLGMTRHFSPSKLSAILASHADPDIIASLDRWMTATTAPLYISRVWERFVPHFCKAGKTEGRIVGIPDEGQYIPVGTSHLIALPAHFLHAEGNFQFYDPVSRILFSGDLGASIGTGEQAGDTVTSLAGHLPRMEAFHRRLMVSNKVLRHWAQMVRPLDIDMIVPQHGAPLRGAAVPEFIEWVQGLSCGIDLMNDSHYAVPPRPRQLQRVS; from the coding sequence ATGCCGATCGAACTGTTCAACCACCAGGGGCACAGCTGCCTGATGTTCACCGATCTCTCCAGCGAAGGTGGCGAGGCGGTGCAGGCCAACCAGTTCCTGGTGGTGCACCAGGACAGCGGCGCCATCATCGACCCGGGCGGCAACCTCGCCTACAGCGAGTTGTACCTGGGCATGACCCGCCATTTCTCGCCGAGCAAGCTGTCGGCGATCCTGGCCTCGCATGCCGATCCCGACATCATCGCCTCGCTGGATCGCTGGATGACGGCCACCACCGCGCCGCTGTACATCTCGCGGGTCTGGGAGCGCTTCGTGCCGCACTTCTGCAAGGCCGGCAAGACGGAAGGCCGCATCGTGGGCATTCCGGACGAAGGCCAGTACATCCCCGTCGGCACCAGCCACCTGATCGCGCTGCCGGCGCACTTCCTGCATGCCGAAGGCAACTTCCAGTTCTACGACCCGGTCAGCCGCATCCTGTTCTCGGGCGACCTGGGTGCCTCCATCGGCACCGGGGAGCAAGCGGGCGACACCGTCACCTCGCTGGCCGGCCACCTGCCCCGCATGGAAGCCTTCCACCGCCGGCTGATGGTGTCCAACAAGGTGCTGCGCCACTGGGCGCAGATGGTTCGCCCGCTGGACATCGACATGATCGTGCCGCAGCACGGCGCGCCGCTGCGCGGCGCCGCCGTGCCGGAATTCATCGAATGGGTGCAGGGCCTGAGCTGTGGCATCGACCTGATGAACGACTCCCACTACGCGGTGCCGCCCCGGCCGCGCCAGCTGCAACGGGTGAGCTGA
- a CDS encoding GGDEF domain-containing protein, whose protein sequence is MQARLRPCPATAPPSRWDRLRRWVLRIGLARANLLYTGLVLAASMSITTLITVLAGRALPPALFATAVCVLSVAPVTGYVILKLLYELEASRLRIRQLAITDELTDSFNRRHFVELGEAELLRARRYGTPLALILLDADHFKQVNDTHGHQCGDVLLREISLACRATLRSTDLLARFGGEELVVLLPQTDLAGALAMAERMRDQVAGLSLAWRGRTVEVTVSLGVAALRPETPTLDALVHEADVALYEAKRGGRNRVCVASAGRRGASAA, encoded by the coding sequence GTGCAAGCCCGCCTCCGTCCCTGCCCTGCCACAGCACCGCCGTCCCGCTGGGACCGCTTGCGCCGCTGGGTGCTGCGCATCGGCCTTGCGCGTGCCAACCTGCTGTACACCGGGCTGGTGCTGGCCGCGTCGATGTCCATCACCACGCTGATCACCGTGCTGGCCGGGCGCGCCTTGCCGCCCGCGCTGTTCGCCACGGCGGTGTGCGTGCTGTCGGTGGCGCCGGTCACCGGCTACGTGATCCTCAAGCTGCTCTACGAGCTGGAAGCTTCGCGCCTGCGGATCCGCCAGCTGGCCATCACCGACGAACTGACCGACAGCTTCAACCGGCGCCATTTCGTCGAACTGGGCGAGGCCGAGCTGCTGCGGGCCCGCCGCTACGGCACCCCGCTGGCCCTGATCCTGCTCGACGCCGACCATTTCAAGCAGGTCAACGACACCCATGGCCACCAGTGTGGCGACGTGCTGCTGCGCGAGATCTCGCTGGCCTGCCGGGCAACGCTGCGCAGCACCGATCTGCTGGCCCGCTTCGGTGGCGAGGAGCTGGTGGTCCTGCTGCCGCAGACCGACCTGGCCGGAGCGCTGGCCATGGCCGAGCGCATGCGCGACCAGGTGGCCGGCCTCTCGCTCGCCTGGCGCGGCCGGACGGTGGAGGTGACGGTCAGCCTCGGCGTGGCGGCCTTGCGCCCCGAGACCCCGACGCTGGACGCCCTGGTGCACGAGGCCGACGTGGCCCTGTACGAAGCCAAGCGTGGCGGGCGCAACCGGGTCTGCGTGGCCAGTGCCGGCCGCCGGGGAGCCAGCGCTGCCTGA
- a CDS encoding FtsX-like permease family protein: protein MAVLPPLLARYSWSELRHHPWRHLAAVLAVLLGVALAFSVHLINQSALSEFSAAVRSVNGQPDLELRGPQAGFDETLYAKVAQHPQVLHASPVVEIDTYARHPGGERLALRIAGIDALAAGPLAPALLPRLAEGEDRLALFDPSAVWLNGAAQQALGVAPGGWLEVSHGLAWRRLRVAGSIAAAGPPLAVMDIAGAQSQFGRLGRLSRIDLQLASGALPETVRRALALPAGVQAIAPQDASQRISNVSRAYRVNLTVLALVALFTGGFLVFSVLSLSVAKRLQHFALLGVLGLSARERLQLVVAEAALLGLLGSTLGLALGTGLAALALRLLAGDLGGGYFPGVTPALQFSAGAALLYGGLGVAAALLGGWLPARAAQGLAPAQALKGLGDLRAGHGRRGLGLALLAAGGLLALLPPVAGLPVFAYLSVAALLVGGIACVPDAVGLLLLACGRRVRQPQALLALERARRMRHSATVAVAGVVASLSLAVALTVMVASFRDSVARWLDAVLPADLYVRTAVSTATSEAVFLPQSLVQAVGRLDAVARLDTLRVTSLTVDAARPPVALIARSLDRPERSLPLTGELLPPVPGTVGLYVSEAMVDLYGARPGTRLQLPLPGQAAGTLDGVVRGVWRDYARQHGSVVVSAADFVHHTGDERVNDLALWLREGASMPQLQQDIRRLSGDPQLLDFASAGEIRARSLQIFDRSFAVTYWLQAVAVAIGLFGIAASFSAQVLARRKEFGLLQHLGFTRGQVLAVVAGEGAAWTAAGAVLGLGLGLLVSVVLVHVVNPQSFHWSMDLQLPWGRLLGLCAAVMAAGSLTAYVAGRAAAGRDAVLAVKEDW from the coding sequence ATGGCGGTGCTGCCGCCGCTGCTGGCGCGCTATTCCTGGAGCGAGCTGCGCCACCATCCCTGGCGCCACCTGGCCGCCGTGCTCGCGGTGCTGCTGGGTGTCGCGCTGGCATTCTCGGTGCACCTCATCAACCAGTCGGCCCTCAGCGAGTTCAGCGCTGCCGTGCGTTCCGTCAATGGCCAGCCCGACCTGGAGCTGCGAGGGCCGCAGGCCGGATTTGACGAAACCCTGTATGCGAAGGTTGCACAACATCCCCAGGTGTTGCACGCCAGCCCGGTGGTGGAAATCGACACCTATGCCCGCCACCCCGGGGGGGAGCGCCTGGCGCTGCGCATCGCCGGCATCGATGCCCTGGCGGCCGGCCCGCTCGCGCCGGCCCTGCTGCCCCGCCTGGCCGAAGGCGAAGACCGGCTGGCGCTGTTCGACCCCTCGGCCGTCTGGCTGAACGGGGCGGCCCAGCAGGCACTCGGCGTCGCGCCGGGCGGCTGGCTCGAGGTCTCGCACGGGCTGGCGTGGCGACGGCTGCGGGTGGCCGGCAGCATTGCGGCCGCCGGGCCGCCGCTGGCGGTGATGGACATTGCCGGCGCGCAAAGCCAGTTCGGCCGTCTGGGCCGGCTCTCGCGCATCGACCTGCAGCTGGCCAGCGGCGCCCTGCCCGAGACGGTGCGGCGCGCGCTGGCGCTGCCGGCCGGCGTGCAGGCCATCGCGCCACAGGATGCCAGCCAGCGCATCTCCAACGTGTCACGCGCCTACCGCGTCAACCTGACGGTGCTGGCCCTGGTGGCGCTGTTCACCGGCGGCTTCCTCGTCTTCTCGGTGCTGTCGCTGTCGGTGGCCAAGCGCCTGCAGCATTTCGCGCTGCTGGGCGTGCTGGGCCTGAGCGCGCGCGAGCGCCTGCAGCTGGTGGTGGCCGAGGCGGCCCTGCTCGGCCTGCTGGGCAGCACGCTCGGGCTGGCCCTGGGCACCGGCCTGGCGGCGCTGGCCCTGCGGCTGCTGGCCGGCGACCTGGGCGGCGGCTATTTCCCCGGCGTGACGCCGGCCCTGCAGTTCTCGGCCGGTGCCGCCCTGCTCTATGGCGGCCTGGGCGTGGCCGCGGCGCTGCTCGGCGGCTGGCTGCCGGCACGTGCCGCCCAGGGCCTGGCGCCGGCCCAGGCACTCAAGGGCCTGGGCGACCTGCGAGCCGGCCACGGCCGGCGCGGCCTGGGCCTGGCGCTGCTGGCCGCTGGCGGCCTGCTGGCCTTGCTGCCGCCGGTGGCCGGGCTGCCAGTGTTTGCTTACCTGTCGGTGGCAGCGCTGTTGGTGGGGGGCATTGCCTGTGTGCCCGATGCGGTGGGCCTGCTGCTGCTGGCCTGCGGTCGCCGCGTGCGCCAGCCGCAGGCCCTGCTCGCGCTGGAACGGGCCCGTCGCATGCGGCACAGCGCCACCGTGGCGGTGGCCGGCGTGGTGGCCAGCCTCAGCCTGGCGGTGGCGCTCACCGTGATGGTGGCCAGCTTCCGCGACTCGGTGGCGCGCTGGCTCGACGCCGTGCTGCCGGCCGACCTCTATGTGCGCACCGCAGTCAGCACGGCCACCTCGGAGGCGGTCTTCCTGCCGCAATCGCTGGTGCAGGCGGTCGGCCGGCTGGACGCGGTGGCCCGGCTCGACACGCTGCGGGTGACCAGCCTGACGGTGGACGCGGCGCGTCCGCCGGTGGCCCTGATCGCCCGCAGCCTGGACCGTCCGGAGCGCAGCCTGCCCCTGACCGGCGAGCTGCTGCCCCCGGTGCCCGGCACGGTCGGCCTGTATGTGAGCGAAGCGATGGTGGACCTCTACGGCGCCCGCCCCGGCACCCGCCTGCAGCTGCCGCTGCCGGGCCAGGCCGCCGGCACGCTGGACGGCGTGGTGCGCGGCGTCTGGCGCGACTATGCCCGGCAGCACGGCTCGGTGGTGGTGTCGGCGGCCGACTTCGTGCACCACACCGGCGACGAGCGCGTCAACGACCTGGCACTGTGGCTGCGCGAAGGCGCCTCGATGCCGCAGCTGCAGCAGGACATCCGCCGCCTGAGCGGCGATCCGCAGTTGCTGGACTTCGCCTCAGCCGGCGAGATCCGGGCCCGCTCGCTGCAGATCTTCGACCGCAGCTTCGCCGTGACCTACTGGCTGCAGGCGGTGGCGGTGGCGATCGGCCTGTTCGGCATCGCCGCCAGCTTCTCGGCCCAGGTGCTGGCGCGGCGCAAGGAGTTCGGACTGCTGCAGCACCTGGGATTCACCCGCGGACAGGTGCTGGCGGTGGTGGCCGGCGAAGGCGCCGCCTGGACGGCCGCCGGCGCCGTGCTGGGGCTCGGCCTCGGCCTGCTGGTCAGCGTGGTGCTGGTGCATGTGGTGAACCCGCAGAGCTTCCACTGGAGCATGGACCTGCAGCTGCCCTGGGGCCGCCTGCTCGGCCTGTGCGCCGCGGTGATGGCGGCCGGCAGCCTGACCGCCTATGTGGCCGGCCGGGCGGCCGCCGGGCGCGACGCGGTGCTGGCCGTGAAGGAGGACTGGTGA
- a CDS encoding carotenoid 1,2-hydratase, with the protein MTTTPMRRRAWLQAALAGLAGGPPGSWAASAAATGKPPPVRPGVALAFPRDFGAHPAYRTEWWYVTGQLQAPGVPRGFGFQITFFRSKVDVAAGNPSRFAANQLVFAHGAVTDLQAGRLLHDQRIARAGFGIAEAADGDTDVRLHGWQLRRSGPPGQSRYEGRIESRDFALQLDLRETQPLLLQGSAGYSRKGPLPQQASYYYSQPHLAVQGRLRAGGRWHEVTGRAWLDHEWSQELLDKSANGWDWIGMNLDDGSALSAFRLRRADGSSLWAGGSWRPPGGEARSFAADEVRLLPGRRWTSPATRASYPVAWTLETPAGRFGVQALLDAQELDSRASTGAIYWEGLSDLVDASGRRLGSGYLEMTGYADRLAL; encoded by the coding sequence ATGACGACGACACCCATGCGCCGGCGCGCCTGGCTGCAGGCCGCACTCGCCGGCCTGGCCGGCGGGCCGCCGGGCTCGTGGGCCGCCAGCGCGGCGGCGACCGGCAAGCCGCCGCCGGTGCGGCCCGGCGTGGCACTGGCCTTCCCGCGCGACTTCGGTGCGCACCCGGCCTACCGCACCGAGTGGTGGTACGTGACCGGCCAGCTGCAGGCGCCTGGCGTGCCGCGAGGCTTCGGGTTCCAGATCACCTTCTTCCGCTCGAAGGTGGATGTGGCGGCCGGCAACCCGAGCCGGTTCGCGGCCAACCAGCTGGTCTTCGCGCATGGCGCGGTGACCGACCTGCAGGCCGGCCGGCTGCTGCACGACCAGCGCATCGCCCGCGCCGGCTTCGGCATTGCCGAAGCGGCGGATGGCGACACCGACGTCCGCCTGCATGGCTGGCAGCTGCGCCGCAGCGGCCCCCCGGGACAGAGCCGCTACGAGGGCCGGATCGAATCCCGCGACTTCGCGTTGCAGCTCGACCTGCGCGAGACCCAACCCCTGCTGCTGCAGGGCTCGGCCGGCTATTCCCGCAAGGGCCCCCTGCCGCAGCAGGCGAGCTACTACTACTCGCAGCCCCACCTGGCGGTGCAGGGGCGCCTGCGCGCCGGCGGCCGCTGGCACGAGGTGACCGGCCGCGCCTGGCTCGACCATGAATGGAGCCAGGAGCTGCTGGACAAGAGCGCCAATGGCTGGGACTGGATCGGCATGAACCTGGATGACGGCAGCGCGCTCAGCGCCTTCCGGCTGCGGCGCGCCGACGGCAGCAGCCTGTGGGCCGGTGGCAGCTGGCGCCCGCCCGGCGGGGAGGCGCGCAGCTTCGCGGCCGACGAGGTGCGGCTGCTGCCCGGCCGCCGCTGGACCAGCCCGGCCACCCGCGCCAGTTATCCGGTGGCCTGGACGCTGGAGACACCGGCTGGGCGGTTTGGCGTGCAGGCGCTGCTGGACGCCCAGGAGCTCGACAGCCGCGCCTCCACCGGCGCGATCTACTGGGAAGGCCTGAGCGACCTGGTCGATGCCAGCGGCCGCCGGCTGGGCAGCGGCTACCTGGAGATGACCGGCTACGCCGACCGGCTGGCACTCTGA
- a CDS encoding DHA2 family efflux MFS transporter permease subunit, with protein MSAPAASSSAGYVPPPPLQGGSLVLGTLALSLATFMNVLDSSIANVSLPAIAGDLGVSPTQGTWVITSFGVANAISVPLTGWLTQRFGAVRLFTVSVLLFVLASWLCGFAPTLEMLIAFRVVQGLVAGPMIPLSQTLLLSSYPKSKAGSALGMWAMTTLVAPVMGPLLGGWITDNMSWPWIFYINVPVGLLAAGVTWSIYAKRETPRRTLPVDGIGIALLVLWVGALQMMLDKGKELDWFHSNEIIAFAVVAVVGLAVFLAWELTEEHPIVDLRLFAGRNFTLGSLTLAVGYGLFFGNVVLLPLWLQQYMGYTATAAGMALAPVGLLAILLTPIVGKNVARLDARWLATVAFLGFGLVLWMRSHFTPQADLNTILVPTLMQGAAMAFFFIPLNTIVLSGLSPDRIPAASGLSNFVRITAGAMGTSLSTTLWENRAALHHTHLAERLPATDPVMQEAMSKLAAAGLSPEQAAAQINRLMDQQAFTRAADDIFLASAFLFVALIAMVWMTRPRKGTAAADAGGAH; from the coding sequence ATGAGTGCACCCGCTGCATCGTCTTCCGCGGGCTATGTCCCGCCGCCGCCCCTGCAGGGCGGCTCGCTCGTGCTCGGCACGCTGGCGCTGTCGCTGGCGACCTTCATGAACGTGCTCGACTCGTCCATCGCCAACGTGTCCCTGCCGGCGATTGCCGGCGACCTGGGCGTGAGCCCGACGCAAGGCACCTGGGTGATCACGAGCTTCGGCGTGGCCAACGCCATCTCGGTACCGCTGACCGGCTGGCTGACGCAGCGCTTCGGCGCGGTGCGCCTGTTCACCGTGAGCGTGCTGCTGTTCGTGCTGGCATCGTGGCTGTGCGGCTTCGCCCCGACGCTGGAGATGCTGATTGCCTTCCGCGTGGTGCAGGGCCTGGTGGCCGGGCCGATGATCCCGCTGTCGCAGACGCTGCTGCTGTCGAGCTATCCCAAGTCCAAGGCCGGCAGCGCGCTCGGCATGTGGGCCATGACGACCCTGGTGGCACCCGTCATGGGCCCGCTGCTGGGCGGCTGGATCACCGACAACATGTCCTGGCCCTGGATTTTCTACATCAACGTGCCGGTGGGCCTGCTGGCGGCCGGCGTCACCTGGAGCATCTACGCCAAGCGTGAGACGCCGCGGCGCACGCTGCCGGTGGACGGCATCGGCATCGCGCTGCTGGTGCTGTGGGTGGGCGCCCTGCAGATGATGCTCGACAAGGGCAAGGAGCTGGACTGGTTCCACTCGAACGAGATCATCGCCTTTGCGGTGGTGGCGGTGGTGGGCCTGGCGGTCTTCCTGGCCTGGGAGCTGACCGAGGAACACCCGATCGTGGACCTGCGGCTGTTCGCCGGCCGCAACTTCACGCTCGGCTCGCTCACGCTCGCGGTCGGCTACGGCCTGTTCTTCGGCAACGTGGTGCTGCTGCCGCTGTGGCTGCAGCAGTACATGGGCTATACCGCGACGGCGGCCGGCATGGCGCTGGCGCCGGTGGGCCTGTTGGCCATCCTGCTGACGCCCATCGTCGGCAAGAACGTGGCGCGGCTCGATGCGCGCTGGCTCGCCACGGTGGCGTTCCTGGGTTTCGGCCTGGTGCTGTGGATGCGCTCGCATTTCACGCCACAGGCCGACCTCAACACCATCCTGGTGCCCACGCTGATGCAGGGCGCGGCCATGGCGTTCTTCTTCATCCCGCTCAACACCATCGTGTTGTCGGGACTGTCGCCGGACCGCATCCCGGCTGCCTCGGGGCTCAGCAACTTCGTGCGGATCACGGCTGGCGCGATGGGCACCTCGCTGTCCACCACCTTGTGGGAGAACCGGGCGGCGCTGCACCACACCCACCTGGCCGAACGCCTGCCGGCGACCGACCCGGTGATGCAGGAGGCCATGAGCAAGCTCGCCGCCGCCGGCCTGAGCCCCGAGCAGGCCGCCGCCCAGATCAACCGCTTGATGGACCAGCAGGCCTTCACGCGGGCGGCCGACGACATCTTCCTGGCCTCCGCCTTCCTGTTCGTGGCGCTGATCGCCATGGTGTGGATGACGCGGCCGCGCAAGGGCACCGCGGCGGCAGACGCCGGCGGCGCCCACTGA
- a CDS encoding HlyD family efflux transporter periplasmic adaptor subunit, producing MSTQNATPAADDINATRKARRKKSLTLIAAAVLLVGGGYTAWHLLFAGQSETTDNAYVQGHVVQITPQVGGTVLAIEADDTDYVKAGQTLVRLDPADARVALEQAEAQLAQTVREVRVLFANNGALQSQIALREADLARARSELARAQDDVNRRTPLVATGAVGKEEFNHANTQLAAARSAVAAAESAVAAARQQLGSNESLTEGTTVEQHPNVQRASARVREAYLALKRAELPAPVEGYVARRSVQVGQRVQAGAPLMSIIPLKQVWVDANFKESQLQRLRIGQPVTLTADVYGNKVEYHGKVEGLGAGTGAAFSLLPAQNATGNWIKIVQRVPVRIGLDPRELEAHPLRVGLSMEARVDVTEQGGKTLADAPRREPVAQTAVFDRVNHDADAEVKKIIASHLGRNGRTAGRQAVRGGAHGAEAQARAASASHS from the coding sequence ATGAGCACCCAGAACGCCACCCCCGCCGCCGATGACATCAACGCCACCCGCAAGGCGCGGCGCAAGAAGTCGCTGACCCTGATCGCCGCCGCCGTGTTGCTGGTGGGCGGCGGCTACACCGCCTGGCACCTGCTGTTCGCCGGCCAGAGCGAGACCACCGACAACGCCTATGTGCAAGGGCATGTGGTGCAGATCACGCCGCAGGTCGGCGGCACCGTGCTGGCCATCGAGGCCGATGACACCGACTATGTGAAGGCCGGCCAGACCCTGGTGCGGCTCGACCCGGCCGATGCCCGGGTGGCGCTGGAGCAGGCCGAGGCCCAGCTGGCCCAGACGGTGCGCGAGGTGCGGGTGCTGTTCGCCAACAACGGCGCGCTGCAGTCGCAGATCGCGCTGCGCGAGGCCGACCTGGCGCGGGCCCGCAGCGAACTGGCCCGGGCGCAGGACGATGTCAACCGCCGCACGCCGCTGGTGGCCACCGGTGCGGTGGGCAAGGAAGAGTTCAACCATGCCAACACCCAGCTGGCCGCCGCCCGCAGCGCGGTGGCGGCGGCCGAGTCGGCCGTCGCCGCGGCGCGCCAGCAGCTGGGCTCGAACGAGTCACTGACCGAAGGCACCACCGTCGAGCAGCATCCGAACGTGCAGCGCGCGTCGGCCCGGGTGCGCGAGGCCTACCTGGCGCTCAAGCGGGCCGAGCTGCCGGCGCCGGTGGAAGGCTATGTGGCGCGGCGCAGCGTGCAGGTGGGGCAGCGGGTGCAGGCCGGTGCGCCGCTGATGTCCATCATCCCGCTCAAGCAGGTGTGGGTCGATGCCAACTTCAAGGAAAGCCAGCTGCAGCGCCTGCGCATCGGCCAGCCGGTGACGCTGACGGCCGACGTCTACGGCAACAAGGTCGAGTACCACGGCAAGGTGGAAGGACTGGGGGCCGGCACCGGCGCTGCCTTCTCGCTGCTGCCGGCGCAGAACGCGACCGGCAACTGGATCAAGATCGTGCAACGCGTGCCGGTGCGCATCGGGCTGGACCCCCGGGAGCTGGAGGCCCACCCGTTGCGTGTGGGCCTGTCGATGGAGGCCCGTGTCGACGTGACCGAGCAGGGCGGCAAGACGCTGGCCGATGCGCCGCGGCGTGAGCCGGTGGCGCAGACCGCGGTGTTCGACCGCGTGAACCATGACGCCGACGCCGAGGTGAAGAAGATCATCGCCAGCCACCTCGGCCGCAACGGCCGGACCGCCGGCCGCCAGGCCGTGCGTGGCGGTGCGCACGGGGCCGAGGCACAGGCCCGCGCTGCCAGCGCCAGCCATTCCTGA